In Erigeron canadensis isolate Cc75 chromosome 1, C_canadensis_v1, whole genome shotgun sequence, a single window of DNA contains:
- the LOC122595660 gene encoding uncharacterized protein LOC122595660 yields MLGAHGGDGDGRDPHRSWWKKISGCKNSGSKKTPPPPRGAAKNLKLEAALKKNGGPLPMYFDYKSKTFQSIGDYGAMYKSLLGSLIGDVPQYYESWDDVPESMRDHILEEVQRYFAMDQYLELDEDDPTRKAAKLAFRADAASIYRQRKSKFKSQHFTARGGVGSADTLQTAPPTGMDPEEWGKLLSFYTRDDRVKRAETNKTNRSKQAVGTQGRRSISLAHDRALAKHHNEKKEGPPPTWESTWAATHRLQPPEVASRLEAVQQRHSQDPAPTPPTQLFPEAFGSRSGHQRGLGRILRGFGSHDFPGELPQPHYGPPEGSSSGPHASYSGPSASQPSGYQVDLNHPGDDYFDPRQLWGGRSAHFGPPSGDFGSFSDMSGFFSGTGSVSGPGVGDDNAGEDDDDSDD; encoded by the exons atgctaggagcTCACGGCGGCGACGGCGATGGGAGGGATCCGCACCGATCGTGGTGGAAGAAAATATCAGGGTGCAAAAACAGCG GCTCGAagaaaacaccaccaccaccaagaggGGCAGCCAAAAATCTAAAACTTGAGGCTGCCTTGAAGAAAAATGGAGGCCCGTTACCCATGTACTTCGACTACAAATCAAAGACCTTTCAGTCGATCGGGGACTACGGGGCTATGTACAAATCTTTGTTAGGCTCGTTGATCGGAGATGTCCCCCAGTACTACGAGTCATGGGACGATGTGCCTGAGTCTATGAGGGACCATATCTTGGAGGAAGTACAG CGCTATTTTGCGATGGACCAGTACTTAGAGCTTGATGAGGACGACCCCACCCGGAAGGCAGCAAAACTGGCTTTCCGTGCTGATGCAGCTAGCATATATAGGCAGagaaagtcaaaattcaaatctcAGCATTTTACAGCACGGGGGGGTGTAGGCTCAGCAGATACCCTGCAGACAGCACCGCCAACTGGTATGGACCCGGAAGAGTGGGGAAAACTATTGAGTTTCTATACGAGGGATGACCGGGTGAAGCGGGCCGAGACAAACAAGACAAACCGGTCCAAACAGGCGGTGGGGACTCAGGGTCGGCGATCTATTTCTCTTGCCCACGATCGGGCGTTG GCCAAGCACCATAACGAAAAGAAGGAGGGGCCACCCCCCACGTGGGAGTCGACTTGGGCGGCAACCCACAGACTACAACCTCCGGAAGTTGCG TCCCGTCTGGAAGCTGTGCAGCAGAGACATTCACAGGATCCTGCACCGACACCTCCAACGCAGTTGTTCCCGGAAGCGTTTGGATCGCGATCCGGACATCAGCGCGGACTAGGGAGGATTCTCAGGGGTTTCGGATCCCATGATTTCCCTGGTGAGTTGCCGCAACCACATTATGGACCTCCGGAAGGATCCTCCTCCGGCCCGCATGCATCCTATTCTGGCCCCTCTGCATCCCAACCTTCCGGCTACCAGGTTGACTTGAACCACCCTGGTGATGACTATTTCGACCCCCGCCAGTTATGGGGTGGGAGATCGGCGCATTTTGGACCTCCATCAGGGGATTTTGGTAGCTTCTCGGATATGAGTGGATTTTTTAGTGGGACAGGCTCTGTATCCGGACCAGGTGTGGGTGATGATAATGCCGGTGAGGACGACGACGATTCCGATGATTAg